A region of Campylobacter armoricus DNA encodes the following proteins:
- the nuoK gene encoding NADH-quinone oxidoreductase subunit NuoK, giving the protein MLEKYYIVAIIMFIIGLIGIIKRQNLIMLFISSEILLNAANLALVTAGASHKDIEGQIFALFVMGVAACEVAVGIALCVLWYRKTGTLELNSLEEKGDIKCKI; this is encoded by the coding sequence ATGCTAGAAAAGTATTATATTGTGGCTATTATAATGTTTATCATTGGTCTTATAGGTATAATAAAACGCCAAAATTTAATTATGCTTTTTATTTCAAGTGAAATTTTACTAAATGCTGCAAATTTAGCTTTAGTTACCGCAGGAGCTTCACATAAAGACATAGAAGGACAAATTTTTGCTCTTTTTGTTATGGGGGTTGCAGCTTGTGAAGTAGCTGTTGGGATAGCACTTTGTGTTTTATGGTATAGAAAAACAGGAACTTTAGAGCTTAATTCTTTGGAAGAAAAAGGAGATATAAAATGCAAAATTTAG
- a CDS encoding NADH-quinone oxidoreductase subunit J, protein MFETIAFCLLSVLVLGFFLISVLSTSVLYAISSLAAAMIFLSGFYFLLNAEFIGAIQIIVYSGAILGLYSFAMMFFDASIKVKESLKGKRIFIFAVIFSAILLISIIMGYNFDLNETSEIYSLDSTQQIGFALFTKYMLAFEFMAILLLIALVCAIVLTQKNIKKDEQ, encoded by the coding sequence ATGTTTGAAACTATAGCTTTTTGTTTATTAAGTGTTTTGGTGTTGGGATTTTTTTTAATTAGCGTTTTAAGCACCAGTGTGCTTTATGCTATTAGTTCTTTGGCTGCTGCTATGATTTTTTTAAGTGGATTTTATTTTTTACTTAATGCTGAATTTATTGGAGCAATACAAATTATCGTTTATAGTGGAGCTATTTTGGGTCTTTATAGTTTTGCTATGATGTTTTTTGATGCTTCTATAAAAGTAAAAGAGAGTTTAAAAGGAAAGAGAATATTTATCTTTGCTGTGATTTTTAGTGCGATTTTGTTAATTAGCATTATTATGGGCTATAATTTTGACTTAAATGAAACAAGTGAAATTTATAGTCTTGATTCTACCCAGCAAATAGGTTTTGCTTTATTTACAAAATATATGCTCGCCTTTGAATTTATGGCAATTTTGCTTTTAATAGCTTTAGTATGTGCAATTGTTTTAACCCAAAAAAACATCAAAAAGGATGAGCAATGA
- the nuoI gene encoding NADH-quinone oxidoreductase subunit NuoI: MKKGYFKVDFERKNPQNAYEKFIQVIKRSLNTELFVGLFVVLREMFKKNNSATIKYPLEKVSLDNRYRAVHRLMRFIESENECCIGCGLCEKICISNCIRMETSLGEDGRKKVENYSINLGRCIYCGFCADVCPELAIVHGKEYENAAEQRSYFGQKQDFLTPIDELKNQVIFEGSGSLRKDADILVKKTPNYYEIDLQRQQDAPKEENV; this comes from the coding sequence ATGAAAAAAGGCTATTTTAAAGTAGATTTTGAGCGTAAAAATCCTCAAAATGCTTATGAAAAATTTATACAAGTAATTAAGCGTTCTTTAAATACAGAACTTTTTGTGGGTTTGTTTGTAGTGCTAAGAGAAATGTTTAAAAAAAATAATAGTGCAACGATTAAATACCCATTAGAAAAAGTTTCGCTAGATAATCGCTACCGTGCAGTACATCGTTTAATGCGTTTTATTGAAAGTGAAAATGAATGCTGTATTGGTTGTGGGTTGTGTGAAAAAATTTGCATTAGCAATTGTATAAGAATGGAAACATCTTTAGGCGAAGATGGGCGTAAAAAGGTTGAAAATTATAGTATTAATTTAGGGCGTTGTATTTATTGTGGATTTTGTGCTGATGTTTGTCCTGAATTAGCCATTGTGCATGGTAAGGAGTATGAAAATGCAGCAGAACAAAGATCTTATTTTGGTCAAAAGCAAGATTTTTTAACCCCTATTGATGAGCTAAAAAATCAAGTTATTTTTGAAGGAAGCGGTAGTCTTAGAAAAGATGCCGATATTTTAGTGAAGAAAACTCCAAATTATTATGAAATAGATTTACAAAGACAACAAGATGCTCCAAAGGAAGAAAATGTTTGA
- the nuoH gene encoding NADH-quinone oxidoreductase subunit NuoH has product MSDITFFIIETIIKCVLVIAIFATLAGLATYLERKALALFHRRLGPDMVGPFGLLQVVADMIKLFTKEDIVPTYAQKVVFLIAPLIAAICAFIAIAAIPIFPEFTLFGRVIRPIVADINVALLFVIGMGGVSFYAIFLGGLASNNKWSLLGGARGLVSIISYESVAGLSLVCVVMLVGSLSLVDINNYQSEGMLSWLIFKQPLAFILFVIAIFIETNRTPLCLSENETELVSGYGTEYSGLRWGMFFIGEYTAMITGAIMISLLFLGGFNDFWIIPGALMMLLKVSFVFFWYFWARGAFPQLRPDQVMRMCYLVLIPLAVLNLLISALVLVI; this is encoded by the coding sequence ATGAGCGATATTACTTTTTTTATTATAGAAACTATTATTAAATGTGTGCTTGTTATAGCTATTTTTGCTACTTTAGCAGGTTTAGCAACTTACCTTGAAAGAAAGGCTTTAGCTTTATTTCATCGTCGTTTGGGGCCTGATATGGTAGGTCCTTTTGGTTTGCTTCAAGTGGTTGCTGATATGATTAAGCTTTTTACTAAAGAAGATATAGTGCCAACTTATGCTCAAAAAGTGGTATTTTTAATTGCTCCATTAATAGCGGCAATTTGTGCTTTTATAGCAATTGCAGCTATACCTATTTTTCCTGAATTTACTTTATTTGGTAGGGTAATTCGCCCTATTGTAGCTGATATTAATGTGGCTTTACTCTTTGTTATAGGTATGGGTGGGGTTAGTTTTTATGCAATTTTTTTAGGTGGTTTAGCTAGTAATAATAAATGGTCATTGTTAGGTGGAGCTAGAGGGCTTGTTTCTATCATTTCTTATGAGAGTGTTGCAGGACTTTCTTTGGTATGTGTGGTGATGCTTGTAGGATCTTTATCTTTAGTAGATATTAATAATTATCAAAGTGAAGGCATGCTTTCTTGGCTTATTTTTAAACAACCTTTAGCTTTTATTTTATTTGTTATAGCAATTTTTATAGAAACCAATAGAACCCCGCTTTGTTTAAGTGAAAATGAAACTGAACTTGTTTCAGGTTATGGAACAGAGTATTCAGGACTTAGATGGGGTATGTTTTTTATAGGTGAATATACAGCTATGATCACTGGAGCGATTATGATATCGCTTTTATTTTTGGGCGGATTTAATGATTTTTGGATTATACCAGGAGCTCTTATGATGCTTTTGAAGGTTTCTTTTGTGTTTTTTTGGTATTTTTGGGCTAGAGGTGCTTTTCCGCAATTACGCCCTGATCAAGTAATGAGAATGTGTTATTTGGTTTTAATACCTTTAGCAGTTTTAAATTTATTAATTAGTGCTTTAGTGCTTGTTATATAG
- a CDS encoding NADH-quinone oxidoreductase subunit G, translated as MKVIINGIECEANEGEYILNVARKNDIFIPAICYLNGCSPTLACRMCMVEADGKKVYSCNTKVKEGMVVESDLPNLWDERNAIMQAYCVNHPLQCGVCDKSGECELQNFTHKARVNLQNYWIKDTHKECKKWGEINYDPALCIVCERCITVCKDKIGESALKTTPRGADAPDVSFKESMSKDALAIWTKFQKSLIAPSNKDVLDCSFCGECTSVCPTGALVGSAFQYTSNAWELKKIPASNPHSSDCELMYYDIKQTSINNQKEKIYRVSNDFAFATLNKAARYGFNTQNEVQGKDEKAFGKLVEMIKNSEIKNILFNSFITNEEALILQNLSKKFKLCLINHEAKKFQDFLVYFYQNANAMYNANTDDITQSDFLIIAGSFLRYDAPTLGYKVNNALVMNKGAGVYFHPIKDKGVDKYSKNLLQINHDIKNNEDILLFILQKFAKELPLDLQTIVEKAYYEDSKEIEETINEEVIEKIEKQNENGETIIEEVKKMVPKKIKKSIEVQRSSYAKNLGVDEDILENLLIKKQKFTLIIGSDFYYDEQSAKLAKLCAMVQKYTEFKVFLIPTCTNTLGVSLICDLNQDFQAGKTLGYNEKGDFSFSYDGHCDLASSSLNQQEGSFVNYDKRLVPTNAALEFKGYFLNDLANALGFNEEFTINYTKLLPQDKGFRAIDFDDLSNYYDNGGKNYRGYELDFSHFEFEKTLNTQEVKAQNEGNLTLYHANSIHQFSKLSNRAFNEVGVLFLSSDLMQKFELNQDDSVILKNEKIQIAISVKSDDSLENGAYLGDYDSKIDYKSLFDNTRYVKVWLEKAGAKI; from the coding sequence ATGAAAGTCATCATTAATGGTATCGAGTGCGAAGCCAATGAGGGTGAGTATATTTTAAATGTAGCTAGAAAAAATGATATTTTCATTCCTGCAATTTGTTATTTAAATGGCTGTTCTCCAACACTTGCTTGCCGTATGTGTATGGTTGAGGCTGATGGTAAAAAGGTTTATTCTTGTAATACCAAAGTAAAAGAAGGTATGGTAGTAGAAAGTGATTTACCAAATTTATGGGATGAGCGTAATGCTATTATGCAAGCTTATTGTGTCAATCATCCTTTGCAATGTGGAGTTTGTGATAAATCCGGTGAGTGTGAGCTTCAAAATTTTACACACAAAGCAAGAGTAAATTTGCAAAATTATTGGATCAAAGATACTCATAAAGAGTGTAAAAAATGGGGTGAGATTAATTATGATCCTGCTTTATGTATAGTATGTGAAAGATGTATCACGGTTTGTAAAGATAAGATAGGCGAAAGTGCTTTAAAAACTACTCCAAGAGGAGCAGATGCTCCTGATGTAAGCTTTAAAGAGAGCATGAGTAAAGACGCACTTGCAATTTGGACTAAATTTCAAAAGAGTTTAATTGCTCCAAGTAATAAAGATGTGCTTGATTGTTCTTTTTGTGGAGAATGTACGAGTGTATGTCCAACTGGAGCTTTGGTGGGTTCAGCTTTTCAATATACATCTAATGCTTGGGAGTTAAAGAAAATACCAGCTAGTAATCCACATTCTAGTGATTGTGAGTTGATGTATTATGATATAAAACAAACTAGCATTAATAATCAAAAGGAAAAAATTTATAGAGTGAGTAATGACTTTGCTTTCGCTACGCTAAATAAAGCCGCAAGATATGGTTTTAACACTCAAAATGAAGTTCAAGGTAAAGATGAAAAAGCTTTTGGAAAATTAGTAGAAATGATAAAAAATAGTGAAATAAAAAATATTTTATTTAATAGTTTTATAACTAATGAAGAAGCTTTAATTTTGCAAAATCTTAGTAAAAAATTTAAACTCTGCCTTATCAACCACGAAGCTAAAAAATTCCAAGATTTTCTAGTTTATTTTTATCAAAATGCAAATGCAATGTATAATGCAAATACAGATGATATTACCCAAAGTGATTTTTTAATCATAGCAGGTTCGTTTTTAAGATATGATGCGCCAACTCTTGGATATAAGGTTAATAATGCTTTAGTGATGAATAAAGGTGCGGGAGTTTATTTTCATCCTATTAAAGATAAAGGTGTTGATAAATATTCTAAAAATCTTTTGCAAATTAACCATGATATTAAAAATAATGAAGATATTTTGCTTTTTATCTTGCAAAAATTTGCAAAAGAACTCCCGCTAGATTTGCAAACTATTGTTGAAAAAGCATACTATGAAGATAGCAAAGAAATAGAAGAAACTATCAATGAAGAAGTGATAGAAAAGATAGAAAAACAAAACGAAAATGGTGAAACTATCATAGAAGAAGTTAAAAAAATGGTGCCTAAAAAGATTAAAAAAAGCATAGAAGTGCAAAGATCAAGCTATGCAAAAAATCTTGGTGTAGATGAGGATATTTTAGAAAATTTATTAATAAAAAAACAAAAATTTACGCTTATTATAGGAAGTGATTTTTATTATGATGAACAAAGTGCTAAATTAGCAAAACTTTGTGCTATGGTGCAAAAATATACCGAATTTAAAGTGTTTTTAATCCCAACTTGTACTAATACTTTGGGTGTGAGTTTAATTTGTGATTTAAATCAAGATTTTCAAGCAGGAAAAACATTAGGTTATAATGAAAAGGGTGATTTTAGCTTTTCTTATGATGGACATTGTGATTTAGCAAGCTCTAGTTTAAATCAGCAAGAAGGAAGTTTTGTAAATTATGATAAAAGATTGGTTCCTACTAATGCAGCTTTGGAATTTAAAGGATATTTTTTAAATGATTTGGCAAATGCTTTAGGATTTAATGAAGAATTTACCATCAATTATACTAAGCTTTTACCACAAGATAAGGGCTTTAGAGCAATTGATTTTGATGATTTAAGCAATTATTATGACAATGGTGGAAAAAACTATCGTGGCTATGAGCTTGATTTTTCTCACTTTGAGTTTGAAAAAACTTTAAACACTCAAGAAGTCAAAGCGCAAAATGAAGGAAATTTAACTTTATATCATGCAAATAGTATTCATCAGTTTTCAAAGCTTAGTAATAGAGCTTTCAATGAAGTTGGAGTTTTGTTTTTATCATCTGATTTAATGCAAAAATTTGAATTAAATCAAGATGATAGTGTTATTTTAAAAAATGAAAAAATTCAAATTGCTATAAGTGTAAAAAGTGATGATTCTTTAGAAAATGGTGCATATTTGGGCGATTATGATAGTAAGATTGATTATAAATCTTTATTTGATAATACTCGATATGTAAAAGTTTGGCTTGAAAAAGCAGGAGCTAAAATATGA